One window of Papaver somniferum cultivar HN1 chromosome 9, ASM357369v1, whole genome shotgun sequence genomic DNA carries:
- the LOC113307946 gene encoding nudix hydrolase 16, mitochondrial-like, with amino-acid sequence MCDLVARTGRLQQRYEAGYRLVAGCIPFRCKHLDESSNDTSEKAVEVLMINSPSGPGLLFPKGGWENDETVEEAAVREALEEAGVRGVLMKFLGYYNFKSKTHEDKFNPEGLCKAAMFALLVNEELDSWPEQSTRERRWLSVPEAAELCRHSWMKDALENGFAEWYSKKDIMNSGKEDGQPPTSEPSSPEHK; translated from the exons ATGTGTGATTTGGTAGCTCGTACTGGTCGACTTCAACAGCGTTACGAGGCTGGTTATCGCCTTGTCGCTGG GTGTATTCCGTTTAGATGTAAACACCTTGATGAGAGCAGTAATGACACATCTGAGAAGGCTGTGGAGGTGCTTATGATTAACTCACCAAGTGGACCAGGTCTTCTGTTTCCGAAG GGAGGCTGGGAGAATGATGAAACAGTAGAAGAGGCAGCAGTGAGAGAGGCCTTAGAAGAAGCTGGAGTTCGAGGAGTTCTGATG AAGTTCTTGGGATATTACAACTTCAAGAGCAAAACCCATGAAGACAAGTTCAACCCGGAGGGGTTATGTAAAGCTGCCATGTTTGCCTTGCTGGTGAACGAGGAGCTCGACTCATGGCCGGAACAGAGTACGCGTGAGAGGAGATGGTTATCGGTTCCTGAAGCAGCAGAGCTCTGTCGCCATTCTTGGATGAAAGATGCACTAGAAAATGGCTTTGCTGAGTGGTATTCGAAGAAGGATATCATGAACTCAGGCAAGGAGGATGGCCAACCACCCACCTCGGAACCTTCTTCCCCAGAGCACAAGTGA
- the LOC113307945 gene encoding E3 ubiquitin-protein ligase KEG-like isoform X1 gives MKVPYCSVCQNRYNEDNRVPLLLQCGHGFCKDCLSKMFSASPDTNLSCPRCRHISCVGNSVNALRKNFAVLALIHSSTDSSSNNNNNSNHNNNNSNSYFTDDDDDEDDDDDDDDEENEAGGDKFEEEFDFDFRRRCCVNSNSSSSNNSHSLNQNSLGRNRGSGNNNNSSSIRGGGGSLIDLSSHHNLKFVKRLGDEIRVGIETWGALLSGTSGKCKHQVAVKKIILEDETDLVWVQNQLENLRRSSMWCRNVCTFHGATKIDGRLCLVMDRYSGSVLSEMKHNEGRLTLEQILRYGADIARGVAELHAAGVVCMNLKPSNLLLDVNGRAVVSDYGLLAILKKPCRKARLVPEDDSSRTHSCMDCTMLNPHYAAPEAWEPVKKALFWDDAIGISTESDAWSFGCTLVEMCTGSVPWSGLSSEEIYRAVVKAKRLPPQYASVVGVGIPTELWKMIGDCLQYKASKRPTFHAMLTIFLRHLQEIPRSAPASPDNDFGKGPGVNALEPSPTSVFEIVQDNPSLLHQFVSEGNLESVRNLLSKAASGKSGSSNGSLLEAQNADGQTALHLACRRGSVELVEAILEYEEADVDVLDKDGDPPIVFALAAGSPECVRTLIRRAANVSSMLREGFGPTVAHVCAYHGQPDCMQELLLAGADPNALDDEGETLLHKAVTKKYTACAVVILENGGCRSMGIMNSKHLTPLHMCIATWNVAIVKRWVEIASQEEIADAINIPSEVGTALCMAASLKKDHETEGRELVRILLAAGADPTAQDPQHRRTALHTAAMANDVELVKICLDAGVDVNIQNVHSTIPLHVALARGAKLCVGLLLSAGANCNLQDDEGDTAFHIAADSAKMIRENLEWISVMLQYPSAAIDVRNHSGKTLRDFLEALPRDWISEDLMEALINNGIHLSPTIFEVGDWVKFKRSVKVPTYGWQGAKHKSVGFVQNVQDKDNLIVSFCSGEARVLASDVIKVIPLDRGQHVQLKPDVKEPRYGWRGQSRDSIGTVLCVDDDGILRVGFPGASRGWKADPAEMERVEEYKVGDWVRIRPSLTTAKHGLGAVTPGSIGIVYCIRPDNSLLLELSYLPNPWHCEPEEVESVIPFRIGDQVCVKRSVAEPRYAWGGETHHSVGRISEIGTDGLLIIEIPNRPVPWQADPSDMEKVEDFKVGDWVRVKTSVSSPKYGWEDVTRNSIGIIHSLEEDGDMGVAFCFRSKPFSCSVTDMEKVPPFEVGQEIHVMSSVAQPRLGWSNETAATIGKIARIDMDGKLNVRVTGRVDLWKVAPGDAERLSGFDVGDWVRLKPSTGTRGNYDWNNIGKENLAVVHSVQDTGYLELACCFRKGRSMTHYTDVEKVLPLKIGQHVRFRPGLTEPRWGWRGANIASRGIITGVHADGEVRVVFFGLSGLWKGDPADLQIEEIFEVGEWVRIRNGSSGWKSLMPGSIGIVQGIGYEGDEWDGTVQVGFCGEQERWVGPSSELERVERLVIGQRVKVRFAVKQPRFGWSGHNHTSIGTISSIDADGKLRIYTPVVSKSWMLDPAEVEIVEEEELRIGDWVKVKPSVVTPSHQWGEVSHESIGVVHRIEDGELWVAFCFLDRLWVCKINEMERVRPFMVGDKVKIRGGLVTPRWGWGMETHASKGEVAGVDANGKLRIRFQWREGKSWIGDPADIVLDE, from the exons ATGAAAGTACCGTATTGTTCAGTGTGTCAGAATCGGTATAATGAAGATAATAGAGTACCACTGTTACTTCAATGTGGTCATGGATTTTGTAAAGATTGTTTATCTAAAATGTTTTCAGCTTCGCCTGATACTAATTTATCTTGTCCTCGTTGTCGTCATATTTCTTGTGTTGGTAATTCTGTGAATGCTCTTCGTAAGAATTTTGCTGTTCTTGCTTTAATCCATTCTTCTACTGACTCttcaagtaataataataataatagtaatcataataataataatagtaattcTTATTTtactgatgacgatgatgatgaagacgatgatgatgacgacgacgATGAGGAGAATGAAGCTGGCGGTGATAAATTTGAAGAGGAATTCGATTTCGATTTTCGTCGGCGGTGTTGTGTCAATTCTAATTCCAGTAGTAGCAATAATAGTCATAGTCTAAATCAGAATTCATTAGGTAGAAATCGGGGTAGTGGTAATAATAATAACAGCAGTAGTAttcgaggtggtggtggttcattAATCGATCTTTCGTCGCATCACAATTTGAAATTTGTTAAAAGACTtggtgatgaaattagggttggAATTGAGACATGGGGTGCTCTTCTATCTGGTACTTCTGGGAAATGTAAACATCAAGTTGCTGTTAAAAAAATTATTCTCGAGGATGAGACGGATTTGGTCTGGGTACAAAATCAATTAGAgaatcttcgtcgatcttcaatgTGGTGCAGAAATGTTTGTACTTTTCATGGTGCTACTAAGATAGATGGTAGACTATGTCTTGTTATGGATAGGTATTCTGGTTCTGTTCTATCTGAAATGAAGCATAATGAAGGGCGTCTTACTTTGGAGCAAATACTGAG ATATGGAGCTGATATTGCGCGTGGAGTGGCTGAGCTCCATGCAGCCGGTGTTGTCTGTATGAACCTTAAGCCATCCAATCTGCTGTTAGATGTCAATGGCCGGGCAGTGGTTTCTGATTATGGTCTTCTAGCAATTCTAAAGAAACCTTGCCGAAAAGCTAGATTAGTTCCGGAGGATGATTCTTCAAGAACACATTCATGTATGGACTGTACCATGCTTAATCCACATTACGCTGCTCCTGAGGCATGGGAACCGGTGAAGAAGGCGTTATTTTGGGATGACGCTATTGGCATATCAACGGAGTCTGATGCCTGGAGCTTTGGGTGTACCTTGGTGGAGATGTGCACTGGTTCCGTCCC GTGGTCCGGTTTAAGTTCAGAGGAAATATATCGAGCTGTTGTCAAAGCTAAGAGGCTGCCTCCACAGTATGCTAGTGTAGTGGGTGTTGGGATACCTACAGAGTTGTGGAAAATGATTGGTGACTGCTTGCAATATAAGGCATCAAAAAGGCCAACTTTCCATGCAATGCTTACAATATTTCTCCGGCACTTGCAAGAGATACCTCGCAGCGCCCCTGCAAGCCCTGATAA TGACTTCGGCAAAGGTCCGGGAGTGAATGCATTGGAACCATCCCCAACATCTGTCTTCGAGATAGTCCAAGACAATCCAAGCCTTTTACATCAATTTGTGTCCGAGGGGAACCTGGAATCTGTCAG AAATCTGCTTTCGAAGGCTGCATCTGGGAAATCTGGCAGTTCAAATGGTTCTCTCTTAGAAGCGCAGAATGCTGATGGCCAAACAGCTCTCCACTTGGCTTGCAGACGCGGCAGTGTGGAGCTTGTTGAGGCTATTCTAGAATATGAAGAAGCGGATGTGGATGTCCTTGACAAAGATGGAGACCCTCCAATTGTGTTTGCTTTAGCAGCTGGATCTCCAGAATGTGTCCGCACTCTCATTAGAAGAGCCGCTAACGTCAGTTCTATGTTGAGGGAGGGTTTCGGTCCAACAGTTGCTCATGTCTGTGCTTACCATGGCCAACCGGATTGCATGCAA GAGTTGCTACTAGCAGGGGCTGATCCCAATGCACTGGATGATGAAGGTGAAACTCTGCTGCACAAAGCCGTCACCAAGAAATACACAGCTTGTGCAGTGGTCATTCTGGAAAATGGAGGCTGCAGATCAATGGGGATTATGAATAGCAAGCACTTGAC GCCTTTACATATGTGCATAGCAACATGGAATGTTGCAATCGTGAAAAGGTGGGTGGAGATTGCTTCCCAAGAGGAGATCGCTGATGCAATTAATATACCAAGTGAAGTTGGAACTGCTTTGTGTATGGCAGCTTCTTTAAAGAAAGATCACGAAACTG AAGGGAGAGAGTTGGTTAGAATATTGCTTGCTGCTGGAGCGGATCCAACTGCTCAAGATCCTCAGCATCGGCGAACTGCACTGCATACGGCAGCTATGGCCAATGATGTggagttggtgaag ATCTGTCTTGATGCTGGTGTTGATGTGAACATTCAGAACGTACACAGTACTATACCTCTTCATGTTGCATTGGCCAGAGGTGCAAAACTTTGTGTCGGATTGCTTTTATCGGCTGGAGCAAACTGCAATTTGCAG GATGATGAAGGCGACACTGCATTTCATATAGCTGCTGATTCAGCAAAGATGATACGTGAAAATCTTGAATGGATTTCTGTGATGCTGCAGTATCCTAGTGCTGCTATTGATGTCAGAAATCACAG TGGTAAGACACTTCGTGATTTTTTGGAAGCCCTGCCCCGTGATTGGATATCAGAAGATCTGATGGAAGCACTCATAAATAATGGAATTCATCTGTCTCCTACCAT TTTCGAAGTTGGGGATTGGGTAAAATTTAAAAGAAGCGTGAAGGTTCCTACGTACGGGTGGCAAGGTGCAAAGCATAAGAGTGTTGGTTTCGTCCAGAATGTGCAGGATAAGGATAATTTGATTGTATCTTTTTGCTCTGGAGAAGCTCGTGTTCTAGCAAGTGATGTCATTAAAGTCATCCCATTAGACCGGGGACAACATGTGCAACTGAAACCGGATGTTAAAGAGCCAAG GTATGGATGGCGTGGTCAATCACGTGATAGCATTGGTACTGTCTTATGTGTTGATGATGATGGGATTTTGCGTGTTGGCTTTCCTGGTGCATCCCGAGGCTGGAAAGCTGATCCTGCTGAAATGGAAAGGGTTGAAGAATACAAAGTTGGTGATTGGGTTCGGATTCGTCCCTCTCTCACAACTGCAAAGCATGGACTGGGAGCTGTAACACCTGGAAGCATCGGGATAGTGTACTGTATCAGACCAGACAACAGTCTGCTATTGGAACTAAGTTACTTGCCAAATCCATGGCACTGTGAACCAGAGGAGGTTGAGTCTGTTATCCCATTCAGG ATTGGCGATCAAGTATGCGTGAAGCGATCTGTTGCTGAGCCCAGGTATGCTTGGGGTGGTGAGACTCATCATAGTGTTGGAAGGATAAGTGAGATTGGAACTGATGGTCTGCTAATAATTGAAATACCTAATCGGCCCGTTCCATGGCAAGCTGATCCTTCCGACATGGAAAAAGTGGAGGATTTCAAG GTTGGAGATTGGGTACGAGTGAAAACTTCGGTATCCTCACCGAAGTATGGTTGGGAGGATGTTACGCGGAACAGTATAGGAATAATTCATAGCCTAGAAGAGGATGGTGACATGGGTGTTGCTTTCTGCTTCAGGAGCAAACCTTTTTCTTGCTCAGTGACGGACATGGAGAAGGTACCACCTTTTGAAGTGGGACAAGAAATACATGTGATGTCATCTGTTGCTCAGCCACGGCTTGGATGGTCAAATGAAACTGCTGCTACCATTGGGAAGATTGCAAGGATAGATATGGACGGAAAACTAAAT GTGAGAGTGACTGGCAGAGTGGACCTGTGGAAGGTTGCTCCTGGAGATGCAGAACGGCTCTCAGGTTTTGATGTTGGTGACTGGGTTCGTTTGAAGCCAAGTACGGGGACTAGAGGGAACTACGACTGGAACAACATCGGCAAAGAAAACTTAGCGGTGGTTCACAGTGTACAAGATACTGGATATTTAGAACTGGCTTGTTGTTTTCGTAAAGGGAGGTCGATGACGCACTACACAGACGTGGAAAAGGTTTTACCCTTGAAAATTGGCCAGCATGTTCGTTTTAGACCTGGACTAACTGAACCACGGTGGGGATGGAGAGGTGCAAATATTGCTTCAAGAGGTATTATTACTGGGGTGCACGCTGATGGAGAAGTACGGGTTGTATTCTTTGGCCTGTCAGGTTTGTGGAAAGGAGATCCTGCAGATCTTCAGATAGAGGAGATATTTGAAGTGGGAGAATGGGTTAGAATAAGAAATGGATCAAGTGGATGGAAATCCTTAATGCCCGGCAGTATCGGGATTGTACAAGGAATAGGGTATGAAGGAGATGAATGGGACGGAACTGTCCAGGTTGGTTTTTGTGGAGAGCAGGAAAGGTGGGTAGGGCCATCTTCTGAGCTCGAAAGAGTGGAGAGGCTTGTTATTGGCCAACGAGTAAAAGTAAGATTTGCAGTGAAGCAACCAAGGTTTGGGTGGTCTGGTCATAACCACACCAGCATTGGAACGATATCATCAATAGATGCAGATGGGAAGCTAAGAATTTATACGCCTGTTGTATCAAAATCTTGGATGCTTGACCCAGCAGAGgtagaaattgttgaagaagaggAGCTTCGGATAGGAGACTGGGTAAAGGTGAAGCCATCTGTTGTAACACCGTCACATCAGTGGGGTGAAGTGAGCCACGAGAGTATAGGCGTTGTTCACAGAATAGAAGACGGAGAATTGTGGGTTGCATTCTGTTTCTTGGATAGGTTGTGGGTATGCAAAATAAACGAAATGGAGAGGGTTAGACCGTTCATGGTAGGTGATAAAGTGAAAATTAGAGGAGGATTGGTGACTCCTAGGTGGGGATGGGGTATGGAAACTCATGCTAGCAAGGGAGAGGTTGCTGGTGTAGACGCAAATGGGAAACTTAGAATCAGGTTTCAATGGAGAGAAGGGAAATCATGGATTGGAGATCCTGCTGATATTGTACTCGACGAGTAG
- the LOC113307945 gene encoding E3 ubiquitin-protein ligase KEG-like isoform X2, with protein MKVPYCSVCQNRYNEDNRVPLLLQCGHGFCKDCLSKMFSASPDTNLSCPRCRHISCVGNSVNALRKNFAVLALIHSSTDSSSNNNNNSNHNNNNSNSYFTDDDDDEDDDDDDDDEENEAGGDKFEEEFDFDFRRRCCVNSNSSSSNNSHSLNQNSLGRNRGSGNNNNSSSIRGGGGSLIDLSSHHNLKFVKRLGDEIRVGIETWGALLSGTSGKCKHQVAVKKIILEDETDLVWVQNQLENLRRSSMWCRNVCTFHGATKIDGRLCLVMDRYSGSVLSEMKHNEGRLTLEQILRYGADIARGVAELHAAGVVCMNLKPSNLLLDVNGRAVVSDYGLLAILKKPCRKARLVPEDDSSRTHSCMDCTMLNPHYAAPEAWEPVKKALFWDDAIGISTESDAWSFGCTLVEMCTGSVPWSGLSSEEIYRAVVKAKRLPPQYASVVGVGIPTELWKMIGDCLQYKASKRPTFHAMLTIFLRHLQEIPRSAPASPDNDFGKGPGVNALEPSPTSVFEIVQDNPSLLHQFVSEGNLESVRNLLSKAASGKSGSSNGSLLEAQNADGQTALHLACRRGSVELVEAILEYEEADVDVLDKDGDPPIVFALAAGSPECVRTLIRRAANVSSMLREGFGPTVAHVCAYHGQPDCMQELLLAGADPNALDDEGETLLHKAVTKKYTACAVVILENGGCRSMGIMNSKHLTPLHMCIATWNVAIVKRWVEIASQEEIADAINIPSEVGTALCMAASLKKDHETGRELVRILLAAGADPTAQDPQHRRTALHTAAMANDVELVKICLDAGVDVNIQNVHSTIPLHVALARGAKLCVGLLLSAGANCNLQDDEGDTAFHIAADSAKMIRENLEWISVMLQYPSAAIDVRNHSGKTLRDFLEALPRDWISEDLMEALINNGIHLSPTIFEVGDWVKFKRSVKVPTYGWQGAKHKSVGFVQNVQDKDNLIVSFCSGEARVLASDVIKVIPLDRGQHVQLKPDVKEPRYGWRGQSRDSIGTVLCVDDDGILRVGFPGASRGWKADPAEMERVEEYKVGDWVRIRPSLTTAKHGLGAVTPGSIGIVYCIRPDNSLLLELSYLPNPWHCEPEEVESVIPFRIGDQVCVKRSVAEPRYAWGGETHHSVGRISEIGTDGLLIIEIPNRPVPWQADPSDMEKVEDFKVGDWVRVKTSVSSPKYGWEDVTRNSIGIIHSLEEDGDMGVAFCFRSKPFSCSVTDMEKVPPFEVGQEIHVMSSVAQPRLGWSNETAATIGKIARIDMDGKLNVRVTGRVDLWKVAPGDAERLSGFDVGDWVRLKPSTGTRGNYDWNNIGKENLAVVHSVQDTGYLELACCFRKGRSMTHYTDVEKVLPLKIGQHVRFRPGLTEPRWGWRGANIASRGIITGVHADGEVRVVFFGLSGLWKGDPADLQIEEIFEVGEWVRIRNGSSGWKSLMPGSIGIVQGIGYEGDEWDGTVQVGFCGEQERWVGPSSELERVERLVIGQRVKVRFAVKQPRFGWSGHNHTSIGTISSIDADGKLRIYTPVVSKSWMLDPAEVEIVEEEELRIGDWVKVKPSVVTPSHQWGEVSHESIGVVHRIEDGELWVAFCFLDRLWVCKINEMERVRPFMVGDKVKIRGGLVTPRWGWGMETHASKGEVAGVDANGKLRIRFQWREGKSWIGDPADIVLDE; from the exons ATGAAAGTACCGTATTGTTCAGTGTGTCAGAATCGGTATAATGAAGATAATAGAGTACCACTGTTACTTCAATGTGGTCATGGATTTTGTAAAGATTGTTTATCTAAAATGTTTTCAGCTTCGCCTGATACTAATTTATCTTGTCCTCGTTGTCGTCATATTTCTTGTGTTGGTAATTCTGTGAATGCTCTTCGTAAGAATTTTGCTGTTCTTGCTTTAATCCATTCTTCTACTGACTCttcaagtaataataataataatagtaatcataataataataatagtaattcTTATTTtactgatgacgatgatgatgaagacgatgatgatgacgacgacgATGAGGAGAATGAAGCTGGCGGTGATAAATTTGAAGAGGAATTCGATTTCGATTTTCGTCGGCGGTGTTGTGTCAATTCTAATTCCAGTAGTAGCAATAATAGTCATAGTCTAAATCAGAATTCATTAGGTAGAAATCGGGGTAGTGGTAATAATAATAACAGCAGTAGTAttcgaggtggtggtggttcattAATCGATCTTTCGTCGCATCACAATTTGAAATTTGTTAAAAGACTtggtgatgaaattagggttggAATTGAGACATGGGGTGCTCTTCTATCTGGTACTTCTGGGAAATGTAAACATCAAGTTGCTGTTAAAAAAATTATTCTCGAGGATGAGACGGATTTGGTCTGGGTACAAAATCAATTAGAgaatcttcgtcgatcttcaatgTGGTGCAGAAATGTTTGTACTTTTCATGGTGCTACTAAGATAGATGGTAGACTATGTCTTGTTATGGATAGGTATTCTGGTTCTGTTCTATCTGAAATGAAGCATAATGAAGGGCGTCTTACTTTGGAGCAAATACTGAG ATATGGAGCTGATATTGCGCGTGGAGTGGCTGAGCTCCATGCAGCCGGTGTTGTCTGTATGAACCTTAAGCCATCCAATCTGCTGTTAGATGTCAATGGCCGGGCAGTGGTTTCTGATTATGGTCTTCTAGCAATTCTAAAGAAACCTTGCCGAAAAGCTAGATTAGTTCCGGAGGATGATTCTTCAAGAACACATTCATGTATGGACTGTACCATGCTTAATCCACATTACGCTGCTCCTGAGGCATGGGAACCGGTGAAGAAGGCGTTATTTTGGGATGACGCTATTGGCATATCAACGGAGTCTGATGCCTGGAGCTTTGGGTGTACCTTGGTGGAGATGTGCACTGGTTCCGTCCC GTGGTCCGGTTTAAGTTCAGAGGAAATATATCGAGCTGTTGTCAAAGCTAAGAGGCTGCCTCCACAGTATGCTAGTGTAGTGGGTGTTGGGATACCTACAGAGTTGTGGAAAATGATTGGTGACTGCTTGCAATATAAGGCATCAAAAAGGCCAACTTTCCATGCAATGCTTACAATATTTCTCCGGCACTTGCAAGAGATACCTCGCAGCGCCCCTGCAAGCCCTGATAA TGACTTCGGCAAAGGTCCGGGAGTGAATGCATTGGAACCATCCCCAACATCTGTCTTCGAGATAGTCCAAGACAATCCAAGCCTTTTACATCAATTTGTGTCCGAGGGGAACCTGGAATCTGTCAG AAATCTGCTTTCGAAGGCTGCATCTGGGAAATCTGGCAGTTCAAATGGTTCTCTCTTAGAAGCGCAGAATGCTGATGGCCAAACAGCTCTCCACTTGGCTTGCAGACGCGGCAGTGTGGAGCTTGTTGAGGCTATTCTAGAATATGAAGAAGCGGATGTGGATGTCCTTGACAAAGATGGAGACCCTCCAATTGTGTTTGCTTTAGCAGCTGGATCTCCAGAATGTGTCCGCACTCTCATTAGAAGAGCCGCTAACGTCAGTTCTATGTTGAGGGAGGGTTTCGGTCCAACAGTTGCTCATGTCTGTGCTTACCATGGCCAACCGGATTGCATGCAA GAGTTGCTACTAGCAGGGGCTGATCCCAATGCACTGGATGATGAAGGTGAAACTCTGCTGCACAAAGCCGTCACCAAGAAATACACAGCTTGTGCAGTGGTCATTCTGGAAAATGGAGGCTGCAGATCAATGGGGATTATGAATAGCAAGCACTTGAC GCCTTTACATATGTGCATAGCAACATGGAATGTTGCAATCGTGAAAAGGTGGGTGGAGATTGCTTCCCAAGAGGAGATCGCTGATGCAATTAATATACCAAGTGAAGTTGGAACTGCTTTGTGTATGGCAGCTTCTTTAAAGAAAGATCACGAAACTG GGAGAGAGTTGGTTAGAATATTGCTTGCTGCTGGAGCGGATCCAACTGCTCAAGATCCTCAGCATCGGCGAACTGCACTGCATACGGCAGCTATGGCCAATGATGTggagttggtgaag ATCTGTCTTGATGCTGGTGTTGATGTGAACATTCAGAACGTACACAGTACTATACCTCTTCATGTTGCATTGGCCAGAGGTGCAAAACTTTGTGTCGGATTGCTTTTATCGGCTGGAGCAAACTGCAATTTGCAG GATGATGAAGGCGACACTGCATTTCATATAGCTGCTGATTCAGCAAAGATGATACGTGAAAATCTTGAATGGATTTCTGTGATGCTGCAGTATCCTAGTGCTGCTATTGATGTCAGAAATCACAG TGGTAAGACACTTCGTGATTTTTTGGAAGCCCTGCCCCGTGATTGGATATCAGAAGATCTGATGGAAGCACTCATAAATAATGGAATTCATCTGTCTCCTACCAT TTTCGAAGTTGGGGATTGGGTAAAATTTAAAAGAAGCGTGAAGGTTCCTACGTACGGGTGGCAAGGTGCAAAGCATAAGAGTGTTGGTTTCGTCCAGAATGTGCAGGATAAGGATAATTTGATTGTATCTTTTTGCTCTGGAGAAGCTCGTGTTCTAGCAAGTGATGTCATTAAAGTCATCCCATTAGACCGGGGACAACATGTGCAACTGAAACCGGATGTTAAAGAGCCAAG GTATGGATGGCGTGGTCAATCACGTGATAGCATTGGTACTGTCTTATGTGTTGATGATGATGGGATTTTGCGTGTTGGCTTTCCTGGTGCATCCCGAGGCTGGAAAGCTGATCCTGCTGAAATGGAAAGGGTTGAAGAATACAAAGTTGGTGATTGGGTTCGGATTCGTCCCTCTCTCACAACTGCAAAGCATGGACTGGGAGCTGTAACACCTGGAAGCATCGGGATAGTGTACTGTATCAGACCAGACAACAGTCTGCTATTGGAACTAAGTTACTTGCCAAATCCATGGCACTGTGAACCAGAGGAGGTTGAGTCTGTTATCCCATTCAGG ATTGGCGATCAAGTATGCGTGAAGCGATCTGTTGCTGAGCCCAGGTATGCTTGGGGTGGTGAGACTCATCATAGTGTTGGAAGGATAAGTGAGATTGGAACTGATGGTCTGCTAATAATTGAAATACCTAATCGGCCCGTTCCATGGCAAGCTGATCCTTCCGACATGGAAAAAGTGGAGGATTTCAAG GTTGGAGATTGGGTACGAGTGAAAACTTCGGTATCCTCACCGAAGTATGGTTGGGAGGATGTTACGCGGAACAGTATAGGAATAATTCATAGCCTAGAAGAGGATGGTGACATGGGTGTTGCTTTCTGCTTCAGGAGCAAACCTTTTTCTTGCTCAGTGACGGACATGGAGAAGGTACCACCTTTTGAAGTGGGACAAGAAATACATGTGATGTCATCTGTTGCTCAGCCACGGCTTGGATGGTCAAATGAAACTGCTGCTACCATTGGGAAGATTGCAAGGATAGATATGGACGGAAAACTAAAT GTGAGAGTGACTGGCAGAGTGGACCTGTGGAAGGTTGCTCCTGGAGATGCAGAACGGCTCTCAGGTTTTGATGTTGGTGACTGGGTTCGTTTGAAGCCAAGTACGGGGACTAGAGGGAACTACGACTGGAACAACATCGGCAAAGAAAACTTAGCGGTGGTTCACAGTGTACAAGATACTGGATATTTAGAACTGGCTTGTTGTTTTCGTAAAGGGAGGTCGATGACGCACTACACAGACGTGGAAAAGGTTTTACCCTTGAAAATTGGCCAGCATGTTCGTTTTAGACCTGGACTAACTGAACCACGGTGGGGATGGAGAGGTGCAAATATTGCTTCAAGAGGTATTATTACTGGGGTGCACGCTGATGGAGAAGTACGGGTTGTATTCTTTGGCCTGTCAGGTTTGTGGAAAGGAGATCCTGCAGATCTTCAGATAGAGGAGATATTTGAAGTGGGAGAATGGGTTAGAATAAGAAATGGATCAAGTGGATGGAAATCCTTAATGCCCGGCAGTATCGGGATTGTACAAGGAATAGGGTATGAAGGAGATGAATGGGACGGAACTGTCCAGGTTGGTTTTTGTGGAGAGCAGGAAAGGTGGGTAGGGCCATCTTCTGAGCTCGAAAGAGTGGAGAGGCTTGTTATTGGCCAACGAGTAAAAGTAAGATTTGCAGTGAAGCAACCAAGGTTTGGGTGGTCTGGTCATAACCACACCAGCATTGGAACGATATCATCAATAGATGCAGATGGGAAGCTAAGAATTTATACGCCTGTTGTATCAAAATCTTGGATGCTTGACCCAGCAGAGgtagaaattgttgaagaagaggAGCTTCGGATAGGAGACTGGGTAAAGGTGAAGCCATCTGTTGTAACACCGTCACATCAGTGGGGTGAAGTGAGCCACGAGAGTATAGGCGTTGTTCACAGAATAGAAGACGGAGAATTGTGGGTTGCATTCTGTTTCTTGGATAGGTTGTGGGTATGCAAAATAAACGAAATGGAGAGGGTTAGACCGTTCATGGTAGGTGATAAAGTGAAAATTAGAGGAGGATTGGTGACTCCTAGGTGGGGATGGGGTATGGAAACTCATGCTAGCAAGGGAGAGGTTGCTGGTGTAGACGCAAATGGGAAACTTAGAATCAGGTTTCAATGGAGAGAAGGGAAATCATGGATTGGAGATCCTGCTGATATTGTACTCGACGAGTAG